A single window of Candoia aspera isolate rCanAsp1 chromosome 3, rCanAsp1.hap2, whole genome shotgun sequence DNA harbors:
- the LOC134494659 gene encoding protocadherin gamma-B5-like: protein MDGRSKAKSRSVKRQVPLLFLLSFLCQTVSEHVRYSIPEEMGKGSIVGNLAKDLRLNTAEVGNRNLHILSLGKKQYFSINAENGNLYVNDRIDREEICGETAFCPISFEVVSANPMDIFYITVEIQDINDNAPHFLNGDIKLEISESSLPGATFPLEQAEDLDIGIYSVHEYHLSINQYFILAVSRQDTVNKYAELVLEKQLDRESESTVSLTLTALDGGNPPRTGTAKIQIRVMDANDNPPIFTQKVYKISLNESASKGSTVMQVKATDKDDGSNGHITYCFSNIADNAHQKFELDPQDGLITVREEIDFEETESYTIGIKARDGGGLVDHCNVEIKLLDMNDNAPEVILASTSREIPENSALGTLIALININDRDSGDNGEVSCHLQNASPFKIVSAANNYYKLLTDGPLDRESTPAYNLTITATDKGTPPLSTQKTISLEISDINDNAPAFEKPSYAVCVPENNPAGASIFSIKAVDPDLGRNARITYSILTSKIEELPLPSYLSINSETGTLYSQRSFDYEQLREFHVLVKAEDAGSPPLSSNATLKVFILDQNDQSPQILYPSQGAEGSASFDMVPRSAEMGYLVTKVVAVDADSGHNAWLSYHLLQATEPGLFTIGAHTGEVRTLRMFLERDALKQKLVVLVKDNGQPPLSATVSLNLVFAENFQEALPEINNQITDSGHQSELQFYLVLALTLISFLFLLTVTLVIMMKLRQSGNLKFLPCFGPVPHSSNAIIFPPNYEEGTIPYSYQLCLSSESKIHEISFPSPKVQTAEYISCNQNSDTLLSTNGVHILNSEMDKTNLVSFLFKSTNFTVYVSCY from the coding sequence ATGGACGGCAGGAGCAAAGCTAAGAGCAGGTCTGTAAAAAGGCAAGTACCTCTCCTCTTCTTATTGTCTTTCCTCTGCCAGACTGTCTCGGAGCACGTTCGCTATTCAATTCCAGAGGAAATGGGAAAGGGTTCCATTGTGGGGAATCTTGCCAAGGATTTGAGACTGAATACTGCAGAAGTGGGAAATCGCAACCTGCATATCCTTTCTTTAGGCAAAAAGCAATACTTCTCCATCAATGCCGAAAATGGGAATCTGTATGTAAACGACAGGATTGACAGAGAGGAAATCTGTGGGGAAACTGCATTCTGCCCCATCAGTTTTGAAGTAGTGAGTGCCAACCCTATGGACATATTTTATATAACAGTAGAGATCCAAGATATTAATGATAATGCACCACATTTCTTAAATGGTGATATCAAGCTGGAGATAAGTGAATCCTCCTTACCAGGAGCCACATTTCCCCTTGAACAGGCAGAAGATCTCGATATTGGGATATATTCTGTCCACGAATATCATCTAAGCATTAATCAGTATTTCATTTTAGCAGTTAGCAGGCAAGATACTGTAAACAAGTATGCAGAATTAGTACTGGAAAAACAGTTGGATCGTGAAAGTGAAAGCACTGTTAGTTTAACCCTTACTGCTCTTGATGGAGGAAACCCTCCAAGAACTGGAACAGCCAAAATACAGATCAGGGTCATGGATGCTAATGACAACCCACCCATCTTCACTCAAAAAGTATACAAAATCAGCCTCAACGAGAGTGCATCAAAGGGATCTACTGTAATGCAAGTGAAAGCTACAGACAAAGACGATGGCTCCAATGGCCACATCACCTACTGCTTTAGCAATATTGCTGACAATGCTCATCAGAAATTTGAGTTAGATCCACAAGATGGACTTATAACAGTAAGGGAAGAAATAGACTTTGAGGAAACAGAGAGCTATACCATAGGGATAAAAGCAAGAGATGGAGGTGGATTAGTAGATCACTGTAATGTTGAAATAAAGCTATTAGATATGAATGACAATGCCCCAGAAGTCATTCTTGCCTCCACATCCAGGGAAATACCTGAAAATTCTGCACTAGGAACATTAATAGCTCTTATCAATATAAACGATAGAGATTCAGGGGACAATGGGGAGGTTAGCTGCCATTTACAAAATGCTTCCCCGTTCAAAATAGTATCAGCAGCTAATAACTACTATAAGCTGCTTACAGATGGTCCCCTAGACAGAGAAAGCACCCCAGCGTACAATCTTACAATCACAGCCACAGACAAAGGTACCCCCCCTCTTTCTACACAGAAAACCATCTCACTGGAGATTTCAGATATCAACGATAATGCCCCTGCCTTTGAGAAACCCTCTTATGCTGTCTGTGTGCCAGAGAACAATCCTGCTGGCGCCTCCATCTTCAGCATCAAAGCTGTAGACCCCGATCTTGGCCGTAATGCTAGGATCACCTACTCCATCCTCACGAGCAAAATAGAGGAGCTCCCTCTCCCATCTTACCTCTCCATTAACTCAGAAACTGGCACTCTCTATTCTCAGCGGTCTTTTGACTATGAACAACTCAGAGAGTTTCACGTACTAGTGAAGGCTGAAGATGCAGGCTCCCCACCTCTCAGCAGCAATGCCACATTGAAGGTGTTCATCCTGGACCAAAATGACCAAAGCCCTCAAATTCTGTATCCTTCTCAAGGAGCAGAGGGCTCGGCCTCCTTTGACATGGTGCCTCGCTCAGCAGAGATGGGTTATCTGGTTACGAAGGTGGTGGCTGTGGATGCCGACTCTGGGCACAATGCGTGGCTGTCCTACCATCTATTGCAAGCCACTGAGCCAGGGCTCTTCACAATTGGTGCCCACACTGGTGAAGTCAGGACATTGCGGATGTTTTTGGAAAGAGACGCTCTGAAGCAGAAGCTAGTGGTCTTAGTAAAGGATAACGGGCAGCCACCGCTCTCTGCTACAGTCAGTCTCAATCTGGTTTTTGCTGAAAACTTCCAAGAGGCACTGCcagaaataaataaccaaatcACTGATTCAGGGCATCAGTCTGAGCTGCAGTTCTACCTAGTGCTGGCCTTAACTTTGATCTCATTTCTATTCCTCTTGACTGTAACTCTGGTCATTATGATGAAACTCCGACAGTCAGGGAATCTGAAATTCCTTCCGTGCTTTGGCCCCGTTCCCCATTCAAGCAATGCTATTATATTTCCACCAAATTATGAGGAAGGAACAATCCCTTATTCCTATCAGCTCTGCTTATCATCTGAGTCCAAGATACATGAAATTAGTTTTCCAAGTCCCAAAGTTCAAACTGCTGAATATATTTCATGCAACCAAAACTCTGATACACTTCTGTCAACTAATGGAGTTCATATCCTAAATTCTGAGATGGATAAAACTAATTTGGTGAGTTTTCTTTTCAAGAGTACCAACTTTACAGTTTATGTATCTTGCTACTGA